In one window of Cydia fagiglandana chromosome 10, ilCydFagi1.1, whole genome shotgun sequence DNA:
- the LOC134667919 gene encoding 3-ketodihydrosphingosine reductase: MYIIIGLLILAVIVGLAFAVYYSSEKQTVYTDLKGKHVVVTGGSSGIGKAAAAEAARLGAHVTIIGRDVSKLTSAVTEIVAKCTDKEQKIQFAALDVTSDYNAISKCLSELETSVGPIFMLINSAGMCICGEFDKMKVEDVKQMIDLNYFGTAYPTRYVLPGMKQRREGIVVFVASEAALLGIYGYSAYSGGKWAVRGLAETLFMELLGTGVRLTLAFPPDTDTPGLKNENLTKPKETMLISGSGGLQSADMVGKKMVHDALTGRKYSVFGFSGNLMSLLFCGSIDSLSQILVQISCMGILRTIVVGVLLSFHKIVWDGLKEKKETPKNK, translated from the exons atgtatattataataggtctctTAATATTAGCTGTTATAGTTGGTTTAGCTTTTGCCGTATATTATTCATCAGAGAAGCAAACTGTTTACACCGATTTGAAAGGTAAACATGTAGTTGTGACCGGAGGGTCCAGTGGCATTGGCAAAGCTGCAGCAGCAGAAGCAGCCAGGTTGGGAGCCCACGTCACAATTATTGGTCGAGATGTTAGCAAACTGACCTCGGCAGTTACTGAGATAGTCGCGAAATGTACGGACAAAGAGCAAAAGATACAATTCGCGGCCTTAGATGTAACATCAGATTACAACGCGATATCAAAATGTTTGTCCGAATTAGAAACTTCTGTGGGTCCAATTTTTATGCTAATAAATTCTGCCGGAATGTGCATTTGTGGAGAATTCGATAAAATGAAGGTTGAGGATGTTAAACAAATGATTGATTTGAATTACTTTGGCACGGCATATCCTACAAGGTATGTTTTACCTGGAATGAAGCAGAGGCGCGAAGGGATTGTCGTATTTGTAGCATCAGAAGCTGCATTGCTTG gCATTTACGGCTATAGTGCCTACAGTGGTGGAAAGTGGGCAGTTAGAGGCTTAGCTGAAACTCTATTCATGGAACTGCTAGGCACTGGGGTGCGCCTGACACTGGCCTTCCCGCCAGACACAGACACCCCTGGCCTGAAGAATGAAAACTTGACAAAGCCTAAGGAAACTATGCTTATATCTGGAAGTGGTGGGCTGCAGTCAGCGGATATGGTTGGCAAGAAAATGGTCCATGATGCTTTG actgGAAGAAAGTATTCAGTGTTCGGCTTCAGTGGTAATTTAATGTCTCTTCTATTCTGCGGGTCCATAGACAGCTTGAGCCAAATACTGGTGCAAATATCCTGCATGGGGATTCTACGGACCATCGTGGTTGGTGTGCTGTTGTCCTTCCACAAAATAGTCTGGGACGGTTTGAAAGAGAAAAAGGAGACTCCAAAGAATAAATAA